A window of the Candidatus Poribacteria bacterium genome harbors these coding sequences:
- the atpG gene encoding ATP synthase F1 subunit gamma, whose protein sequence is MATLREIRRRIASIQNIEQVTDAMRVVAAARLRRAQENIVATRPYAEKLNTILGHLISQIDMGEQALTHPLLETREIKHACIISVSADRGLCGSFNSNVIRTTTQRIEHYQESGANVTLICIGRRGQEHFTRRGYDITDSYINIFRQLEFQTAIDVVHEFEHLYTDKKIDKVEVIYNNFKSAILQTVLVEQLLPLVPEIPEGDTHFLDYVYEPGQIELFEMLLGKHLNMQMWKVLLDSNAAEQAARMAAMENATQKAKELIDELILQRNRARQTQITTEISEIVSGAAALES, encoded by the coding sequence ATGGCAACCCTACGAGAGATTCGGCGGCGTATCGCCAGCATTCAAAATATTGAGCAGGTGACCGATGCAATGCGCGTTGTCGCTGCAGCGCGCCTCCGCCGTGCACAAGAAAATATCGTTGCAACGCGACCTTACGCTGAAAAACTGAACACTATCCTCGGGCATCTTATCTCACAGATAGATATGGGAGAACAGGCGTTGACACATCCACTTCTTGAAACGCGTGAGATAAAGCATGCCTGCATCATCTCTGTCTCCGCCGACCGAGGGTTGTGCGGAAGTTTCAACAGCAACGTTATTCGGACAACCACACAACGTATAGAACACTATCAAGAAAGCGGCGCGAATGTAACGCTTATCTGCATCGGGAGACGAGGGCAAGAGCATTTTACCCGCCGCGGCTACGACATTACTGATTCATACATTAATATTTTCCGCCAACTTGAATTCCAAACAGCCATTGACGTTGTCCACGAGTTTGAACATCTTTATACTGATAAAAAAATTGACAAAGTTGAGGTTATCTACAACAATTTCAAGTCTGCTATTCTCCAGACCGTGCTTGTTGAGCAACTCCTTCCGTTAGTACCTGAGATACCTGAAGGTGATACACATTTCTTAGATTATGTCTATGAGCCAGGGCAGATCGAACTCTTTGAAATGTTACTTGGGAAACACTTGAATATGCAAATGTGGAAAGTGCTTCTGGATTCCAACGCGGCGGAGCAAGCCGCAAGGATGGCAGCGATGGAAAACGCCACACAAAAGGCGAAAGAACTCATCGACGAGTTGATTCTCCAGCGCAACAGAGCACGTCAAACACAGATTACAACAGAAATTTCTGAGATTGTAAGCGGTGCAGCCGCACTAGAGAGTTAA
- the atpA gene encoding F0F1 ATP synthase subunit alpha encodes MAREVRPDEISNILKQQLQQFEQDVDVYDSGTVLEVGDGIARVHGLANAMASEMIEFPNDIYGIAFNLEEDNVGCVLFGEDQLIHEGDTAKRTGRLAEVPVGEALLGRIVDALGQPIDGLGDIETEHRLPVEQKGLGIVQRQPVSEPLYTGLKAIDSLTPIGRGQRELIIGDRRTGKTAIAIDAILSQRNTDVYCIYVAIGQKGSTLAQVANTLREHNAMEYTTIVSAPASDPSPLQYLAPYSGTSMGEYFRDNGKHALIIYDDLTKHAWAYRQMSLLSRRPPGREAYPGDVFYLHSRLLERAAKLSDELGGGSLTALPIIEIFEGDLTTYIPTNVISITDGQIYLTTDLFNQGVRPAIDVGTSVSRVDKDAQVPAMKATEVAGTLKLDLASFREVAAFAQFGSDLDALTQSLLLRGTRLVELLKQPQYQPMPVEREVTSIFCGTNGYLDDVAETEVARFESEFLQYLDRNHAELLSEIAETGQLSDELLETLHAAVKAFKENWSDTPPQVQGQDADTEEAPVEGE; translated from the coding sequence ATGGCAAGAGAAGTCCGACCAGACGAAATATCAAATATCCTTAAACAACAACTACAACAGTTTGAACAGGACGTGGATGTCTATGATTCCGGCACTGTGCTGGAGGTAGGCGATGGTATCGCGCGGGTGCATGGACTTGCCAATGCTATGGCAAGTGAAATGATTGAATTCCCTAACGATATTTACGGTATCGCTTTTAACCTTGAAGAAGATAACGTCGGTTGCGTCCTGTTCGGCGAAGACCAACTCATACACGAAGGCGACACCGCCAAACGGACAGGACGACTCGCCGAAGTCCCGGTTGGTGAGGCACTCCTTGGGCGGATCGTCGATGCACTCGGTCAACCTATCGATGGTTTGGGCGATATTGAGACAGAACATCGACTGCCGGTTGAACAGAAAGGTTTGGGCATTGTCCAACGGCAACCGGTTAGCGAACCGCTTTACACAGGTTTAAAAGCCATTGACAGTTTGACACCAATAGGGAGAGGTCAACGGGAACTGATTATTGGTGACCGGCGAACCGGTAAAACCGCGATCGCTATAGATGCTATTCTGAGTCAGAGGAACACGGATGTTTACTGCATTTATGTCGCTATCGGTCAAAAAGGATCTACGCTGGCACAAGTTGCCAATACCCTTCGCGAGCATAACGCGATGGAGTATACGACTATCGTCTCTGCACCTGCAAGTGATCCATCCCCGCTTCAGTACCTTGCGCCTTACTCAGGCACTTCAATGGGTGAATACTTCAGAGACAACGGCAAACATGCCCTCATTATCTACGATGACCTGACGAAACACGCCTGGGCTTATCGTCAGATGTCCCTGCTTTCAAGAAGGCCTCCGGGCAGAGAAGCCTATCCGGGTGATGTCTTTTACCTCCATTCACGCCTCTTAGAACGCGCCGCAAAACTGAGCGACGAACTGGGTGGCGGTTCCCTCACGGCTCTACCGATTATTGAAATCTTTGAAGGAGATTTAACAACCTATATTCCCACGAATGTTATCTCTATCACCGATGGGCAAATATACCTCACAACAGACCTGTTTAACCAAGGTGTGAGACCTGCTATCGATGTCGGCACCTCCGTTTCCCGGGTCGATAAGGATGCACAGGTTCCAGCCATGAAAGCAACCGAGGTTGCGGGGACCCTTAAACTCGATCTCGCGAGTTTCCGAGAAGTTGCTGCCTTTGCGCAATTTGGATCGGATTTAGATGCGTTAACACAATCTTTGCTCCTACGTGGCACACGGCTTGTTGAATTATTGAAACAACCCCAATATCAACCGATGCCTGTGGAACGCGAGGTTACCTCTATCTTCTGTGGCACCAACGGTTACTTAGATGATGTAGCGGAAACGGAAGTGGCTCGGTTTGAATCCGAGTTCTTGCAATACCTTGATAGGAATCATGCAGAACTCCTCTCAGAAATCGCAGAAACCGGTCAGTTGAGTGATGAATTGCTTGAAACCCTGCATGCTGCCGTAAAAGCATTCAAGGAAAATTGGAGTGATACCCCACCGCAAGTACAAGGACAGGATGCAGACACAGAAGAAGCACCGGTAGAAGGTGAATAG
- a CDS encoding DUF1992 domain-containing protein, producing MPINVNKQIEEAMERGEFANLPGKGKPLKFDTNPYLTPQARIANRLLKENSFAPRWIELEKEIKQEKTQIERVLVNLKARRERLVAIIQQYPYRREVISRTFEHERARGIAQYSEKLENLNQKIQRVNLLMPTRNRQHALINRSQMLARFQKACPGL from the coding sequence ATGCCGATCAACGTCAATAAACAGATCGAAGAGGCGATGGAACGTGGTGAATTCGCGAATTTGCCAGGCAAAGGTAAACCGCTCAAATTCGACACGAATCCTTACCTTACCCCTCAAGCGCGGATAGCAAACCGACTCCTGAAAGAGAACAGTTTTGCCCCTCGGTGGATTGAGTTAGAGAAAGAAATCAAGCAAGAAAAAACACAGATTGAAAGAGTCCTCGTAAACTTGAAAGCCCGCCGAGAGCGGTTAGTTGCTATCATCCAGCAGTATCCGTATCGGCGTGAAGTCATCAGTCGGACTTTTGAGCACGAACGTGCCCGTGGTATTGCACAGTATAGTGAAAAACTCGAAAACTTGAATCAGAAAATCCAACGCGTGAATCTTCTGATGCCAACGCGAAATCGGCAACACGCGTTAATCAATCGATCACAGATGCTCGCTCGCTTCCAAAAGGCATGTCCCGGGCTCTGA